From Antechinus flavipes isolate AdamAnt ecotype Samford, QLD, Australia chromosome 1, AdamAnt_v2, whole genome shotgun sequence:
TTCTGCCTTTTAAGTAGAAtacccttcttcccctctttaaCCCCTTAAGTGGGTGTGGCTGATTATAGTCATCCTGGTATTGTTATTTTTCCTGACAAAACAACCATTATTTTGGGATTATAATCTTGGGACTTCCATGTGTGTATGTGCTCgtgcgcatgtgtgtgtgtgtatatacatgtgtgtatatatatacacacacatacacacacacacacacacacacacacacacacacacacacacacaggatagGAGGAGAGCTAATCAACTCCATGCTGGCTCTCAATCATAAGAGCAtaaaattagaactggaagggaccttagagaccatctaatccaacatcCTCCTTCCTGTACAGTTGGGGAGATTTTAAGGGACTTGGCCAAAGGAACATGTCTAACAGAaatcagaggccagatttaaactcaggctcCCTGAGTTCAGAACAGGTGGTCTTTAAATACTCACTTAAATGTTGTAGGACTTGGAGTCTCACAAAGCTCTTCCCTCTTAAAGCCCCAGGAGATAGGGAAGTAAGAGTGAGTGTTTCTCACCCTCACTTCGTAAATAGGGTAGCCAGCTCAGAGAGGCTGAAGGAATCTCTGGGCGCCATGTGAGAAGCCGGCGGCCACGCTGGGGCTGGAGCCTCCTGGCTCCTCGGCTCTCTGCACTCCCTTGCCCACAGGCTTTATGATGAGATAGCTGAAGAGGTACACCTGGAAACCTGAGCACTCTCCTAGTGAAGGAGCCTTTCTGTGTGGGGTGTAGGGTACTTTCCACAGtgtctcttcccctttttccttggCCCTGGGTTTTTGCTAAGCCGGCGGTCTCCTGTGCCCTGGGTCCCCCTTGCTCTCACCTCAGGGTTTGGCTTTCCAGGTCCTCTGGTCTGGCCGTCATTGCACAGATAAGGGAACCTTGCATAGGAGGGCCTCGAAGCTGGAGGGCTGTGGCGGGAGCCTGGGCCTTGGGGGGCGGCGCACCGAGCTTCTCTCTTTGTGGCTTTGCAGGTACGACCACACGAGGCCAGCGGCGGCGGCCAGCAGCGCGGCAGGGGGGGCCGGGCCTCATGGTCTGCCATCCCCAATTTTCCACAGTCCGCACCCTCACCCCGACGTGACTGCGTCTGTGATGAAAAGCAGCTCCCACGAACCTGGCAAGCGCGAGAAGAGAACACTGGTGCTTAGAGACCGGAGTGAGTGGCGGAGCCGGCGTCTGTCTTTGcactctcctttccttccctctccgcGCCGCTCCCCCTTGTCGTGGGCTTTCTGCACGCCTGCTTGTCCGAATTGTGCGTCTTTTATGGAAGAGACTGAGCACCTGTGTTCTACCCAGGGACCGAATTCTCCTCTGGGTCTCCTTCTAGCTTTCCTAGGGTCTGACCAGGGCAATGTAGCTGTATGGTCACTAAGTATTCCTGCCTGGCATTCTGCTTCAAGCACGGTAGCACAGCTTGAGCTTGAATTGCCTCCTCTGATTTTATCATCTCCATAAAATAAAATCGTGACCTTAGAACAATTGTCATGTCAGTTGACTGTCAGCTGCCTTCTCCTTTGGTGAGTAGTCCTATCTGGGATTCAGTGCTAAGTACTTGGGATAAATCTGACATCTCTTCTGCTTCTTAACAGATACACTGTCcgtgtttgatttttcttttaagctcTTGTTCTGTAGCTTTATCGTTGTCATTTATAGTCATGTATCTGGGGGCTATCAGAAGGTTGTCTCTATTGAATAATGTTTGGGATCCTTAGAGGGAAAGGAAttatacaaagtatttttaacaGATGGCACTTAGCAGCCGAAGGGATTTCTGGAATAAACTCTTGGAAATGGGCAGCATATAAAGTACTACACTGGGTCATATCAGTGGTTTATCCATTCCAGTGTGCTGTCTTTGATAGGGTCACTGAACTGCATGTGTGGAGGTCAGCAGAAGTTAAGGTTTACTTAATAGGGAACTCTGGCTTATGAGCTCCGCAGGGACTTTGAGTTGACTTCAGGGAATGGGTTCCTAAGGGCTTCCTTCAGATTCATGGGCTGTTTTCTGCTGTTTTTACATGCGTGTGCCTTGGTGTGTTTTTATGTGTTAAGATCTGTGTGGCTTAACTGAAGAAAAGACCAGGCCCTGTGCTGTGAATGAGCTGGGAGGTTGCAGTGACTCAAACAGTAGCATGGAGATGAAGCCTCATTCCTACTTAGAAGCCATCCGGAGTGGCCTGGATGACGTGGAGGCCGGGAGCTCTGACGGTAACGAGCAGCAGCTGTGCCCCTACGCGGCCGCCGGCGAGTGCCACTTCGGTGATGCTTGTGTCTATCTCCATGGCGATGTTTGTGAGATCTGTAGGTTACAAGTCCTGCATCCTTTTGACTCAGAGCAAAGAAAGATGCATGAGAAGGTAAAGAATCAAAATAAATCCccagctatttaatttttttaaaaaggcatttcaaACTGCATTAAGCAGTGTCACTTTTCCCCAGGGCCTGGACAAGACACTGCCCGTGTTACTGTGCTTTACAGTAGTGTATGGAACAGGAGTGTAGTGATGTGAACCTGTTCTGTGAACAAGCATTTGCTTAGAACTTATATGTAGGCTCTAGGACTTGGGCAAAAcaatgtagatttttttaaaaaatgcatttttatttagcTATGGAATGCAGTCAGCTCCATGTCTACAAATTGTGCAAAGCAAAgcacctctctccctccctttcaggTCTAGCCTGGGTGGCAGCTGGCAGGGCTTAGGTGGAGAGTGGCAGGAATGTTGAGACAATGCTAAAGCGACTTGGGACCAAGAAAATCTTGAGCCTCGTGATGTGAAATTTTGTAGCCCCTCCTAAGAAAGTGAGGGGTCTTTGCCCCAGCACTCTTGTCTATCTGCCTGCCTGTTGAGGCTGCTCTGAGACTTGGGTTTAGGAGGAGGTGAGCATGGAAAGAGTCCTGGACCTGAGTAGGATCTGCTGCCTCACAGTTTGAAGGTGGAGATAACTGTGTAACAGACCTGCAGCCAGAGGAGGCGGGGGGGCCAAGGCTGTCCCCAGGCAGCAGCTCGTCAGTCAGGTGACCATGGGGGACCACCACTATTAGGAGCTCCCCGTTCCCCCCACCTTGCTAAGGATCAGCCTGGGACAGACCCAGTTTATGTTGTCTTCCATCTCCCCGCTGCAGAGGATTCTAAAAAACCCCGTCTCTTCCCTTGTTGGCAACGCAGCTCTGCATGGCAACCTTTGAACACGACATGGAGAAAGCCTTTGCTTTCCAGGCAAGTCAGGAGAAAGTGTGTAGCATCTGCATGGAGGTGGTCTATGAGAAACCATCAGCCTCAGAGAGGAGGTTTGGGATCCTCTCCAACTGCAGCCACACGTACTGTCTGTCCTGCATCCGACAGTGGAGGTGCGCCAAGCAGTTTGAGAATCCCATCATCAAGTGAGTATCCCCTCGCAGGCAGGGCAGATCCTGCCCCCCTGCTCTACTTCCTTTACAGATGTCTGAGCCCCTGCAGCCCTCAGTCCAGTGGCCTAGAGGCCTGGAGTCTGATGGGCACGGACTCATGTTCTGCCTCACAGATGAtgattaccagctgtgtgacccgaGACAGGCCATTCATTCAGTATATATTGGCCACAgtttgtaaaatagtgataataatgctCCTTCCCTGATAAAGATTACTGTGAGGctcaaattatatatttataaagcactttataaaccttaaaactcTAGATAAATTCTACTTGATGTAAATTCTATAATGTACAAAACAGTCACACAGTAAAAACAGCAGCTAATATTCATGTAGTACAAAATGCTGCGCTAAGTGCTCTACAATATTACctcattggatcttcacaacaatctttttttaaaaaatagcttttttttctttttttttattattaaagctttttattttcaaaacacatgcatacttttccacattcatccctgcaaaaaccttatgttccaaatatttttcctcctttccccctcccccctctcttaacacagcatgtaatccaatatgtgttaaacatatacgattcttctatacatatttccacatttatccatTAAAAGAACAAGGGAGAGCCAGGCAATTTGGTGAAATGGAGAGGGAGCAGTCTTAGCAACAGAATCCTTAGCCAGATTCAGTTATGGCTTTGACACAACTTGAGGAGTCATATCTAACACACCTCtgaacatcagtttcctcatctgtaaaatgggtcttACAGTTCTTGTGTCCTACTTGAACTGCCTCATAGAATTGCTGTGAGGACAATGCTTTGGAAATGTGAACTAGTAATAATATAACAATCATAGTTCATAGACACTTAggaaaatttgcatttttaatagaaaactaCAGAAAACCTACAGACTTTAGGATTCAAGGGGGTGGATTGACTAATGGTGGATTATTGAAGAAAAGTATTTTAGTACAGAGAAAAAGATACTTATGAGAGGAAGTCGCTCTAACAGCagtccttatttgtaaaaggagtgGCTGAGGAGGTTTGGAAGGGCCCTTTCAATTCTAATTCTCTGATTCCTGTGTACAGGGGCCAACATGGAAGTAGATGATAGGTCTCACTAGAAGGAAGCCCTTCCTTGACAGGGTGGATAGGCTGTCTCACAAGACAGATGAAGTTCAAGAAGCAACTTAACAGCCATGTGACAGAAACCCtgtggaggggagggaagaaggtagCTCAGAGGCATTTTGTCCGTTCTTTGAGGTTAGGGCACTGATGGAGACAATAAAGGGAAGATGGTTTTGATAGGGGACTTTGCCTTGGAATCGTCAAAGTTTATCAGTTATTTATACTTTACTTTGGTATCTTGCTTTCCTCTGCTTCAGACTGTGAGCATACCTGAAAAGTAGGTAAACACATCTTGTTTAGTACATCCTGGAAAAGGCTGTAAATTTTGAATTGTGGTCATACGAGTGAATTCATGTGGTCTTAACATTCTTACCAAGCAGTTTTCCCTGGTTCTTGTTACAGTAATCTGTTCTGATTTGATTGGGTTGGGAAAAGTAACCCCAAATAGCAATCCAGTTACTACCTGGGGctgcatatttatttatacaatgcTAATTTATCCCATTTGATGCTTGTTGCAGGTCCTGTCCAGAATGCCGAGTAATATCTGAATTTGTGATCCCAAGTGTATACTGGGTTGAAGAccagaataagaaaaatgaactgaTCGAAGCATTTAAGCAGGGAATGGGGTAAGAGATGAAGAGCTTGCTTCTTGATTGGTACTGCATTCATAGGGGCTCTGTGAAAGCCTTCTAAAATGAAGGCCTTTGAGTCAGGGTCTAGGCAAGTGGGATCCTTTCAGCTCTCCAAAGGATGCGCCTTTGAGATGTCTTTGTCACATCTGATGAGGAGACATGCTAGATTCCTTTCGATTCACATTAGGGGTCACTTACGTcatatcattttcatctttggggctttttaatttcttgaagaaACCTTGCCTAGCTTCTTATAACCTgccttttctctttatctgttCCACTTaaccaatgaatgaatgaactcaaTATGTTAActcttttctgtatttgtatttgaTGAACATTGTGCTGATTTTTAACTCCTTGTGGTCACTGTGGGTATTACTGGTACCTCCAGGATACAAGACAGGATACAAGACACTGGGTCAGATTGCAGGTGACTTTTGCTCAGGATCCAGACTTGACCCAGGAACAAAGGGATCTTTGATGAGAGAATGTTGAGATCTTCCTTCTTCTTAACTCTTTATTGTAACCTCCTTATATAGGTTGTTCCCTTCTGGAAAGATTAGCTCTTTTTAATACCTCGTGAAACAAGGAATTCAAGACGTATCATGGTATCCCTACACTGGACTCCAGTTTGGCTGGGATCCTTTTTCTCCTAATGGCGAACACTTCTGTACACTTTGTAGTTTTGTCCTTCAAGGCTTAATCTTCACATACAGCAATCATTTTGTCCCTTTGAGCTTTTTAATTGCCTTAAATCCATTTGATATTGGAATCTAGAATTAGGTTTTAGCAAAAGTATGCCTGTAAACAAGATTTCCAGTGGTTCCATCTCTCCTACCTCAGTGGATTCATAATTGCTGAGCCTTcactggtctcagtttccctaatattTGAGAATGAGTTAAGATTTCCGAAAGGTATAAAGTAGAAAAAACCCTGGGagattgattttttaattaatttttttaatgaccttTTTCTAATTGTGCAGCAACTACAAGAGACTGATGActttatacagttttatagcctatGGGATTATACAGTAATAAGCAATGTAGGTACCACTACTGAACTATTTAGACCTAGAAACAGCATCATATCGTGGGTTCCAGTTCCATTTCTGCTACTGACCCAATAAGTGATCTGAATCAAActcttgtttctttctgggtCCCAGTTCTctgattacaaaatattttaaagaagacatCATCTGGATCACTGGGGTCAAATTCAAGTGAAAACCAAATCCCTGCAGCTGTATGTTTTGTGTTGTATATAGTTTTGTCGAACATTGCCTAATTACATTTCAGTTTGCAACTGCCTTGTATCTGACCAACCCTATGAGCTCACCCTAAGATTTTGTGAAAGAACATAAAATCTTCAGATAACTGCAGATGTTACTTATCAGCACTTAACATGAGAGAACTTCCTGAACTGAATGCTCCCTTAGGCCCTACTGGTCCAAGAAGAACAGAGGAGCTGGTTTGTGGGCCAGGGAGAGTCCCTGTGATGGGCTGCCAGAGGCTTTGATCATCCTTACCATTTGTCCCCTGCACTTAGATCACAGAAAGAAGTTAGCACATGTTGAAATTTTAGTATCAGGATATCACAGCAAATCTTTGCCTAAGGTTTGTTGGTTGGAAAAAGAAGATTGCAGCCAATCTTCACAGATCCCTGAGGCTGTCTATGATGagaataattttttgtttgttttgaattcataacaaatataaatttcaGTTTTTAAGAGGCTAGTGaaaatacataattttcttttcccatccaGCATAATGAATCCCCTGAAAACTGTTCCACGGACTCTTGGTCTATTGAGTTTATTGGACAGGCTTATCGGAATCTCAGCCCTAAAGGCTACTAGCTACTAGATCATCTCCTTCCTATCTTCTTGTCTAGACTGAAGAAACCAGGCCAAAGAATAAAGActgctttttttgctttctctcttctctttaggAAAAAAGCCTGTAAATACTTTGAGCAAGGCAAAGGGACCTGCCCCTTTGGAGGAAAATGCCTTTATCTGCATGCTTACCCAGACGGGACGAGAGCTGAACCTGAGAAACCTCGGAAACAGCTCAGCTCAGAAGGCACTGTGAGGGTAAGGAATGGAGGAGGGTGGTGAGTGGCTTGTTTTCCCTTCTTGAGGGCCAGATCAGGCttctaggctttttaaaaatataccctGACACATCCATCAGGATCTCTGTGGATCTGGAGCGGTCTGGAAATCCAGCATTCAAAGAGATCAGTCAGTGGAAATAATGTTCTTTTCGAGaaggtatttattttctttcccctttaaagGGCAGGCTTGAACAGCTCTTTTAGATACCAGGGGCTACATTTCACGGTCATTTCATTGACTGGAGCCGGAATGGCTATGTATTTTACAGTTCTTCAATTCTGTCCGGCTTTGGGATTTTATTGAGGATAGAGAAAGCCGACACATCCCAGCTACTGAGGAAGATGATGTAACTGAACTCGGTGACCTTTTCATGCACCTTTCAGGAGTGGAAGAGTCTGCCTCGAATCCTTGAGAGTGAACTGAAtccccctccctcactccctccccaatCCCTTGCCACACCATACCCTAGGCTCTCTGCCGGACCAGGCCTGTGTGTTTAGAGAAGGGTGTGCTGCAGAGTTCTACATTTACTGCAACAGTACTTGATGTGTCACTTGGATTAAGTGAGGTTGTGTTAAACCTTTGTCTGATCCAGTCTCCATTATTACAGCAATGGAAAcattgaaggatataaaataaaaaattaacagaagTATATGTAATCTCCATTTTCATGGTTAATTAATTCTTTAGTTACTTTTAAGCCTCTGTATGGCTGAGCGCTGAAGACCAGACTTGCTAAGAGGTTCATCAGCAGGTTGATCACAGCATCTCTTGGAAGATTATCTACTGTAAAATCAGAAAGGAATTAGGACCTTTCCTGGCAGAGATGGCACTCATACTGATAAATGACAACTCCTTGAGAGAGTCCATCCAGCCATTCATGCACATAGTCCCTGCCTGGTTGATGGTTTCTTGGTGGAGGAAaaacacagtggacagagtggcAACAAAAAAGTGGCTTTTCTGTTTTCTGCATCTTTTTGCCATTTGTGGCTTAGTGTATCCATATAAGCAAAACCCAATATCTGAAAATCCAGATTTACAAAGTGAATTTAATAATGAGGCAACTTCTTTGCATCCCTCCCCCTTGTACCATCTACCTTCCCTCaggcattttaaattatttgaatttcaaaaatcTAATTTTACATCTTTTCAAACACACATGTCATAAAATAACGTATACTTGCAGTGTAAAACTTTAATTTGAGTTTGCCTATTAAAGCTATTTTGATTTCTTAGGTGTGGTCAGTCCGTCTgagcttattttattttgagagTAATAACATCTATTTGAATCTCACTATACTAACCAGATTAAAAGCCAGTCTTATATCCGTGGTGCTAGTGGCTCTGATTTGGCTCAGGATGGCCACAGGGATTCCATTTTGGAAGCAAAGATGTGTTGTAAAGGGACAACATAGCAGGGGTAGCTTAAATCAAATGAGAAGCATCCCATAGTTCTCTGCTCTTTGTGAGATAGGCTATAAACAAGACAGACCCTAGAGCAGCATTCTAGATGTAAAAGGAGGTCTAGCCAAGTTGTTTTTATAACTAGAGAATTAGCATCCCAGTTTAGCATAACATGAATAACGAATAAATCCCACTTCTCATGCTTATTACCCAATCCTTAAAGTAAGCTGTACAGGTATTTGACAACTCTTGTTTGAActgttgagggaaaaaaaaggaggctcCCAGACAGATATTCTCTTAAGACTAAGGCACTGCTGCTCAGCTCATCCAGTATATCTAAAAAACATTCCACTTTTGAAAGCAGTTAAGGAAAATTCTTGCACTAAAGAGTTGCTACCAAGAGAAAATACCTACTCATTTTTAAgtgtataaattataatttcaattaaatattcTTCTCCCATGTATATATGCTCATAGGCAGGCTGTTTACAGTTTTCTATAtagcagaatattttttaaacttatgaatcaagaatgagattatttatacCCAAGGGATGGAATTAAGGGTGTTGAAAGCTCCTTCCCTAAGCTTCAAGACTTTGCATCACCAATAACAGAAAATATGGACCTAAATGAAAGGAACCATCAATGTTCTCTAGTCCAGTCATTTTATGCATAAAGAAATTGAGGACCAGAGATTAGGTGGCTTTATCTCCACAGATCAAGAAAGATCTAGGCCTGAATCAGTCCATGTCCATGCAAGTCCAGTTTTCTACCCATAAACCATTCTGTCGTCTTTCCTTGCTTCCTACCACCACCCCGAGCCATGCACTGCAAGTCCTAATTCTAGGAGAAAactatattttagaagaaaaatttgtttGCAGCCTTAGAAAATGGGCAAAAACAAACTTGTGTAATGTTAAACAAAAGAGGATCTTCCCAtgataaatgaaaaaggaggccattaaatctaaatttaacttattttattaaaataagataaatcacTAGAACCATGGCTTAcaataaattcattttctcaggagcaataaaaacaaaacccaaaccatcaagaaaaactgtatatattcagtttccttgtttatacGAGGTATGACTGTAAAGCAACatgacaaacatttttttttggggggggggcagataCAAATGAAAGCTCAACTTTTTAAAACTCATACCTCATATAGTGCATCTCCTAGAAGACAGCTTCAAATTGGGAGGTCACTCTGCTTGCTTAGAGTGGAGAAACATTTAGAGGAACACAACAATTCCTCTTAAAAGACCATTAATCCACAACTGGATATCTCATTGGGTGCAAGAAGTCTCAAGTACCAAGGTATCACTCCTTAGGTCAATAA
This genomic window contains:
- the MKRN2 gene encoding E3 ubiquitin-protein ligase makorin-2 isoform X1, which translates into the protein MSTKQVTCRYFMHGVCREGSQCLFSHDLSTSKPSTICKFYQKGYCAYGSRCRYDHTRPAAAASSAAGGAGPHGLPSPIFHSPHPHPDVTASVMKSSSHEPGKREKRTLVLRDRNLCGLTEEKTRPCAVNELGGCSDSNSSMEMKPHSYLEAIRSGLDDVEAGSSDGNEQQLCPYAAAGECHFGDACVYLHGDVCEICRLQVLHPFDSEQRKMHEKLCMATFEHDMEKAFAFQASQEKVCSICMEVVYEKPSASERRFGILSNCSHTYCLSCIRQWRCAKQFENPIIKSCPECRVISEFVIPSVYWVEDQNKKNELIEAFKQGMGKKACKYFEQGKGTCPFGGKCLYLHAYPDGTRAEPEKPRKQLSSEGTVRFFNSVRLWDFIEDRESRHIPATEEDDVTELGDLFMHLSGVEESASNP
- the MKRN2 gene encoding E3 ubiquitin-protein ligase makorin-2 isoform X2; translated protein: MHGVCREGSQCLFSHDLSTSKPSTICKFYQKGYCAYGSRCRYDHTRPAAAASSAAGGAGPHGLPSPIFHSPHPHPDVTASVMKSSSHEPGKREKRTLVLRDRNLCGLTEEKTRPCAVNELGGCSDSNSSMEMKPHSYLEAIRSGLDDVEAGSSDGNEQQLCPYAAAGECHFGDACVYLHGDVCEICRLQVLHPFDSEQRKMHEKLCMATFEHDMEKAFAFQASQEKVCSICMEVVYEKPSASERRFGILSNCSHTYCLSCIRQWRCAKQFENPIIKSCPECRVISEFVIPSVYWVEDQNKKNELIEAFKQGMGKKACKYFEQGKGTCPFGGKCLYLHAYPDGTRAEPEKPRKQLSSEGTVRFFNSVRLWDFIEDRESRHIPATEEDDVTELGDLFMHLSGVEESASNP